In the Dehalogenimonas sp. THU2 genome, TATCCGGCAGACCACGACGCGTTGTCATCGCTCAGGCCTGCGCTTTAGCCGCCGCATCGTAGAAAGCCCTCCAGAAAGGATCGACGATGGGATGAACCAGCGGCTTTTCCCGGCAATCCTCGATGAGGACCATACCACTCTCCGGCGTGGTCAGCTCCCCGACGATGGAGGAGATGATGCCCTTGGTCTCGAGCGCCGCCACCACCGCCTCCGCCTTGTGCGGCCGGCAGGTGATTATCAGGCTGCCCTCGCTGATGGAGGCATAGGGGTCGATCTCGAAGAGGCGGCAGATCTCCGGTACGCCGTCCGCCACGACGATCTTGTGCTTGTCGATGCGCGCCCCGAGGCCGGCCGCCTGGGCTACCTCGTAGAGCCCACCCCAGATGCCGCACTCGGTAGCGTCGTGCATCGAGCTGACGCCGTCCTCCCGGACACCGACCGAGACGGCGGTCATGGCATCTTCCACCACCGACATCTGGTAGAACAAGTCCTGGGCTTTTTCGGCGAACTCCGCGCCGTACTTCTCGGCGATAAGGCCGGGGAACATGGCAGCGAAGATGCCGCAGGCTTCGATAGCCGGGCCCTTGGTGATGATAATGCTGTCGCCGGCTTTGGCGAAGCGTGGCGTGACATATTCGTCAAGTTCGCCGATGCCCACCATCGTCGCCCCGCCGACCATCGGGTAATTGCAGCCTTCATAACGGGCGGTATGACCCGTGACGATGTTGATGCCCATCTTTTCACATTCGCGGTGCATCACTTCCCACATCGCCGTGAGTTCGTCCTTGGTCATCTCCATCGGCAGGTTGAGATCGATGGACAGGTATTTGGGCTTGAGGCCGCTGGTGGCGGAGTCCGAGGCGATGATGTGGATAGCGAACCAGGCGGCGCGCTCCCAGCCGTACTGCGGCACGATGAAGACAGGGTCGGTAGTGAACGATACCGCCTTGCCGCCTATCTCCACGATACCGACATCCACCCCGTGCTGCGGCCCGACCATCAGTTGATCGCTCTTGGCTCCGAGGCGGGGAAAGATGATCTCCCGGAAGATTTCCGGTGAGATTTTACCGATTTCAGGCATTTCCGATGTCATGCTTGCGCTCCTTCTGGCCATCGATTTACCGGGAGTTGGAGCGGGGTCGGGATTATGAAGGCGGGGAGGATTCGAAAAAAAGAAAACCAGAAGACGATGCTTCCGGTCTAAGTTCTGCTACTTCCCTACACTCGCATTACCGAGACCAGGTTCCAAGGGTTGTCCCGCAATTCCGGGACTCTCAGCCTTTCAGCTCCCCCAGTAACGATATTCAATTGTGGTTTAATAATAACAGGCCGATTGGGATATGACAACCAAGTCCGGCCGGAGAAACCATAATGCCAAAAACCTTTGAAACACTCCCGGTTAATAACGGAACACCGCCGCTAGACCCGTCGGGCTCGGAATTTCTTCCTCTTTGAGGGCGTAAACGTTTCCGCCGTTGATCAGAGTCTTCTTTACCGCATACTCGACCAGATCGACGGCTCCGTTCGAGGGTTCGGATTCCAGTTTGACGCGATGCTCCTCTACATCGAAAATGCCCCAGC is a window encoding:
- a CDS encoding AIR synthase family protein; the protein is MTSEMPEIGKISPEIFREIIFPRLGAKSDQLMVGPQHGVDVGIVEIGGKAVSFTTDPVFIVPQYGWERAAWFAIHIIASDSATSGLKPKYLSIDLNLPMEMTKDELTAMWEVMHRECEKMGINIVTGHTARYEGCNYPMVGGATMVGIGELDEYVTPRFAKAGDSIIITKGPAIEACGIFAAMFPGLIAEKYGAEFAEKAQDLFYQMSVVEDAMTAVSVGVREDGVSSMHDATECGIWGGLYEVAQAAGLGARIDKHKIVVADGVPEICRLFEIDPYASISEGSLIITCRPHKAEAVVAALETKGIISSIVGELTTPESGMVLIEDCREKPLVHPIVDPFWRAFYDAAAKAQA